In the genome of Schistocerca piceifrons isolate TAMUIC-IGC-003096 chromosome X, iqSchPice1.1, whole genome shotgun sequence, the window ATTACGACCAGCTTATTTACCCTTTGATTACGGTCTCTGTCTCTAACTCACTGAGATGAATTCAGAGGAAACGCCAttatagaacacttagaaaatgtagcagatctactaaagagactgcctacaaaacgcttgtccgtcctctgttggaatacagTTGCGCGatctgtgatccttaccagataggattaacggagtacatggagaaagttcaacgaagagcaccacgttttatattatcgcgaaataggggagacagtgtcacaaacATCTTATCCgcgtagctgtaacggatcgtgcagccacgtctcgatccctgagtcaatacatggggacgtttgcaagacaacaaccatctgcacgaacagttcggtgacgtttgcagcagcccggactatcagctcggagaccatggctgcggttacccttgacgctgcatcacagacaggagcgcctgcgatggtgtactcaacgacgaacctgggtgcacgaatgtcaaaaagtcattttttcagatgaatccaggttctgtttacagcatcatgatggacaccattaaaacaaaggcgtttctcgttgcggcggaatcttctcacggaatttcaatcacagCTTTCTCCTGCtaacgcaaaaatattttgttgacgtcgacctacatagggagaaacgattatcataatgaaataagggaaattagaactcaCACAGAATTATATAGGTGTTCGTATTTCCCGCAGGCtgttcgagattgaaataatagagaattattgtgaaggtggttcaatgaatcccctgccaggcacttaagtgggaTGTTCAGAgaatccgtgtagatgtagatgtagatgagtatagTCTAGCGCCTCACCCTTCTTCCACAGTGTGTGTGACCAGTTTATTCAGTTCCGACGGTGTACTCTTATGTTTCACACAAATTTCTAACCTTACTGAAACAACTGGACACACATTTTTGCTCTCAAGACAATCTGACCTTAAAACTATATTCAGTCGCTGAAAGCTATCAAAAGAAATGACTTATGAACCTGTCATTCTAAGCGAAAATAATAAAAGTTATTCAGGTGGAAATGTCTAGAGTAATTAGCAGTGATTTAAAGGAAAGTAGGAACTGACTTAGTGAATCGAtatcagtatataaaagaaaggaaACTTGTCTTGTAAGAAGTAAAGGTGACAACGTTAAAGAGATCTCAGCTCTATATTGGAATTTCATACAGCGAAGAGTCGAGAAATGTAATCATTACCGGCGAATGTGAGGATGGTTTCTTGCATCTAAGTATACAGTGTACTTCACAAACCGCTCTAAGTGAGATCCTGTCTTACAAAATCTCAAAAGGAACTCAATGGTAATAACTATGGGTAGGTGAACAttcgaaacagaagaataaaatgaGGAGTTATCTAAACGTTGCGATTTGGATGTGAATCTCCCTTAAAGTCGGATATCTTTTGTTTCTCACTTTCTGCTTTTAGTAAGTACTGACATTGTAGCTTCCTAAAGTACTCTTACACATACCACCTGTTTTCGTCTCTTGGGTTTCCGCAAAGTTCTGATCATCTTCGATAACGTCACTAATATTGGGACATGGAGTAATAACGAACATAAAACGAACCTAATTGTAGTGTCTCAGCTCTTAAAGACTCATCGCTGCTAAAGCAGCTCACTACAAACTATTTTTTGGAGTAGACAATTCCGACAGAGTTACTGAGGTTTCCACTCCAAAAACACTTACAAAACTGCTTGCAGTTCACCTTCAACAATACGATACACCGAATAGTTTAGATCATGTATCACCACCTGAAGAATGCCTCAGTTATACAAAAGTAGTATAATCAATTATTTTTGTAATGTTAGTAAGAATGTGTGTGTTATTCAGACAAATACCCtaagacaaaaaattaatttaaactcAATGTCATAATTTTAGTTTAAAATAATGCTGAACCCGGTATCTCGTGTAAATATTCCAGACCAGTTTAAAATTAAAGTTAATGAAGTGAATGTTACCTGTGCAGGTTTGGCTTCAGCTACGGCCAAGGTCTTATTGTTTCCGAGCTCCCTTTCGAAAAGTCAGTGTTGTCGTTTTACTTTACCAAAGGTCATGGTTCATTAAGAGCTTGTTTGCCTTGTACAGTTTTGTTAGCTAACTTGCACTGGAACTCTGATGGAAAAAGACTGGGATGAGTGTAGATCAGAGAAAGAATCAGTATTATTCAAATATTACTGgagtcacacatctgaaatgctgCTACCAGCATAGCTACTCAAGCAAGGCCAAAGTCGTGTACAGTCTGAGTTTTTCCAGTTTGAGCTGGGTCTCTCgctctgataacattgctatcctgactttACTTAAAAAGGTTCTTCTTGGCCCCATTGAGAGCTCGAGTATTAATTGTATGTCACTGGCCCACGTTGATGGAAAGGCCTGTGAAATTCCTCCCCAAAGTATTTTTCATTGTCTATTGTCGTGAATAATATCTGGATGTTTATTTTAATGTATAAATTAGGGtacaaaatgatattaaatacaAATAATCGATAAATCTAATATGAACCAACGCTCCAATTTGTTTGTGCAGTTTCAGAAGTGATAACTTGAAAATAAAGTGTAGTTTGACGTTAATGGGATCTCCAGTGAGCATCATAGAGAAAATAATTTGGCCGTGTTAGTAAACGTATGTTTATGAATTAAATTACAGTTCCATGTTTCTAAATAAGTGATGTACTTCAAAATACTAACTTGTTCGAGTAGTGTGAGTTTTTGCATCTAATGAATATGGGAAGCGATCACAGTATGGTGTCTTCCATTGTTTACTTACAGCAACCACttcaaaaagtgtgtgtgtgtgttttgaaaacATGAAGCTGCATTCAAGAATTAGGTTTTTAAATGTCCATTTCCAGTTACATATTGGGGAAAATTTGTGAATGGACTTGAAATTTATCTATAATATTTGACCTCATCACTTTTAAGACGTTTGTTTTATATTTCATGCTATTTTTTCAAGGTGCTGATTTCATAGCGAATGTTTTCGTATTTACactatcaaaattttaaaaaatggttattaAATATGGTGTAGAACGCACTTACTCATTGTCAAAGCTGTTTTTTCCTCAGTCTCTACAGTTAATATTCGAGAGCATAGTTTCATTGTCACTGTGTAAGCCGTTGTCTCTGTCAGACACGTATTGCTTTTGTGTTTACCCAGTGCTGCAGAACTGTTTATTTTGTGCCTAATTTTCTGTTTCCAAAATCTTCAAATACTGGGTAGTAAAGAAGAGTTCCAAATAttcttgaaataaaaatatttaatgtgcaGAACCCGCAAAACTGCAGCAGACGTTATCAGATATTAGGTTTAATCCCTAATTGAGAAATAGTATTTTATTCAAACTGTTTAATGTTGATGAATTTTACAATCTCTAATCACCAGCCTAAATTTGCAGCCAATTAGTAGTTTACTTTTTGTTTACAGTGAGGTAtctgttaatatttattttattttgtaacctGGTGCGATAATAAGCATTTTTAATGTGTGACTTCTTTTGTTTTGTGCACAGAACTCCTGAAGCAAATGCTGTGCAGTATACAGCTGCACAAGCACACCAAGCTCAGCAGCAGGCACGGGTGCAACCACAGCCTCAGGCTCAACCGAGCCCACAAGCCAGGCTACAGCTGGTGGCTGCAGAGCCCACAATCGCCGCCCAATACTACTCTGCACAAACTCAAGCACAAGCACAGGCGCAAGCACAAGCACAAGCACAGGCACAAGCTCAAGCTCAAGCTCAAGCTCAAGCTCAAGCTCAAGCTCAAGCTCAAGCCCAAGCTCAAGCTCAAGCACAAGCACAGCTGCAACCCCAACCTCAGCCACAGCAGCAGCTGTTGACtcagcaacagctgcagcaacacgttCTGACCCAGGCACAGGCCCTCCCACAGCAGCAACTAGTGGTTGCTACATCACCACGCTCAGTCGCTCTCGTTCCTCAGCAGCTGACACCCTCCAGAGCCCACAGTGTGCACGAAGCGCGACTGAGGGCCTCGTTGGCCGGTGAGGATCCGAATGCAGCCGTtcagcagctgatagtggcaaCTCCGACGCCTACACAGACACAGTATGAAGGTGCACAGGTGGCACAATTCCTGGCTCTGTCCCAGCGACAGCAGGCtcaggagcaacagcagcagcagctgctacagcagcagcagcaacaacaacaacaacagctgcagcagcagcagcagcttcagCAACTGGCTCCCCAGCAGGCTGTCCAACAAGTGGCTATACAACAGTCTCATGCTGGCCTTGCTGAACAGCGCCAGCAGGCTGCTCTGAGGCAAGCTCAGCAGCCACAGATAGTCTACCAGAGTGTCGAAGACCAACAGGCCGTCCTCCAAGCCGCTCGACAGCAGTCAGCCCAGCAGCACGCCGCCGTACAGCAAGCCGACCGGCAACAGGCGGCACTCCGAGAGGCACAGCAACAAGCTGCGCTGAGAGAGGCACAGCAACAAGCTGCGCTGAGAGAGGCGCAGCAACAAGCTGCTCTCAGGGAGGCGCAACAGCAAGCTGCCCTGAGAGAGGCGCAGCAGCAAGCTGCTCTGCGAGAGGCTCAGCAACAGGCCGCACTACGAGAGGCTCAGCAACAGGCTGCACAGCAGGAGGCACAGCAGCAGGCCGCGCTGCGAGAAGCTCAGCAGCAAGCTGCACTGCGAGAGGCACAGCAGCAGGCGGCTCTCAGGGAGTCCCAGAGGTACAGACCCGTACAGCAGGTGGAACAACAGGCTGTGGTTAGGGAGCCACAGTCCTATCAGGAGTACGAGCAGCAGCAAGACTCCCAGACCCAGATACCCGTGTTGCAGCAAACACGCAGACCGGCACCGGAGCAGTATCTGCGTGAGACGACTCGCCCTCACCAGGCGAGGCGGCCGCAGGCTTTCTCGCGCACTCGTCAGCGCATTACGACTCCCCCTCCGATCCACGACGAGGAAGTGATCAACTCTCTTCTCGGCCAAGCGCCAGAAACTAGGACCATCTATCAGTCCACCGCACGTCCTTCGTACTTCGAACAGACTACTCAACCCTCTCAGTCGTCTGTCTTCGAATCGACAGCCTCGGGAAGACAAAGATCTCAACGACCGACAGCTGCACTCGACAACGGACAACCTGCTGAGCCCGAAGGAGGAAACTCTCTACCTGTCGTGCGTCTGCCCACACCTGACGGGCAGCGTCCTCTCACCCACTCCGAGCTCCAGGCTCTTGTTGACGCCGGTTTCAAAGTAGCTCCAGTGGCAGAGAGTGACACTCCTGCTCCCAACCCCGTGTACTATCAGCCACAGCAGCAGTTAACCTCCACTAAGAGACAAAGGTCGTATGCAACGCCGACCCCTCCTTCTCAGTCAGTGGGTCAGGAAAGAAGCAAGTCACGCAGGATACAACGCCCACAAAGGCCGCAGAGGCCACACAGCGCTCCTCCGACTACGAGGCTGCAAGACGAGTATCTCAGTTCCTTCCCTAGCCCGTCCCCTACAGCTGGTAGGCCCGTGTACGAAGACTCGACAACACAGCGTCCTGTCTACCAAGAAATTGTAACCCAGGCTCCAGTTTACCAGGAAAGTCCGACAGCACAACCCACGTACCAAGAGCTTAGTACCGTCCGTCCtgtctaccaagaaccgacgacaGCAAGTTCTGCCTATCAGGAGATAGAAACACCTCAGATTATTTTTCAGGAAGATCTGAAAGGACGGCAGATATACCACGATGCTCAGACTCTGCAGCAACAGAGGCCTACCTACAACCCACAGCCCGTAGTGCCAGAAGCTGCCCCAGCACCTGTGCAGTACGTGGCAGCGACGACGGCCGCACCAGCCACAGCGGCGGCCCTGAAAGACCCTTACCAAGCGGTGCAGGAACATCTTCGCGCCCAGCAGCGCACGCAGGCTAGCGCGCCCCGGCGcttccagcagcaacagcaactggtgcagcagcaggagcagcagcaacaccagcagcaacagcagcagaaccGCTACGACCAGCAGCAGTTCTTAGAACAGGACCAAGAACAGCAACAGAGGCCGGAACTGGACTACAGGTAACATGTCATTCCAATCGTTGCAAAAACCTTCTATTTCCAGTTTGTCAAATAACTttagatttaaaatgaaaaacacatTAAACTGTCTATTTACTTTGCTATTTAACATTCAGTTCGCAGTAGATTACTAGGTGacaataaactatgaaaaaatattttcatatcataAAGGGCtgccatggggaggggggggggggctctaagcactatgggacttaacatctgaggtcatcagtcccctagaacttagaactacttaaacctaacttacctaaggacatcacacgtatcaatgcccgaggcaggattcgaacctgcgaccgtagcagtcgcgcggttccggactgaagcgcctagtaccgctcggccaccgcggccggcgggctgCCATGACAAACATCTTTAAGACATAGTTAAAactttcagaaattttctgtcgaCTGATTTAAATCTTTTCGTTGCATTCCTTTTTGTTGCCAAGCATTGATATTTTGAACGcatttaattatattttagtaacaatgaattgcttggttttgttttgttttgttagctgCGAGTTCCATATTTTAGTCAGTCATGAAGTGTAAAATTCTCgattgaaaaaaaattggaaacattccacagaaaaaaatcaatatgTTTAATGTATCAGACCCGGACGGGGAGTGCTGCAGCTGTGGTTAAACAGCTTTGTAATGTTCAGAAAACGTTTTGTTGTCCTGTAATCCACTGTcaaaaccggccggggtggccgagcggttcgaggcgctacagtctggaaccgcgctaccgctacggtagcaggttctaatcctgcctctggcatggatgtgtgtgatgtctttaggttagttaggtttaactatgtctaagttctaggggactgacgatctcagaagttaagtcccatagtgctcagagccatttgaaccactgtcagaCATTTTATCTCCACTCGTAAGTTTTAAAAGAGCTTTACAACTCTAGGTCTAACTGCGACAGCTTCGCCACGAGTAGTGCAgatgatttttctttctgtgtcttgaaaataggatctaagacgaacatcaacaaaagcaaaactaggatagtggaatgtagtcgaattaaatcgggtgatgctgcgagaattagattaggaaatgagacgcttaaaggagctttgatatttggggagcaaaataactcatgatggtcgaagtagagaggatataataaggtagactggtaatggcaaggaaagcctttctggataagagaaatttgctaacatcgagtatagatttaagtgtcaggaagtcgtttctgaaggtatttgtatggagtgtagtcatgtatggaagtgaaacgtggacgataaatacagggtgattcaaaaagaataccacaactttaggaatttaaaactctgcaacgacaaaaggcagagctaagcactatctgtcggcgaattaagggagctataaagtttcatttagttgtacatttgttcgcttgaggcgctgctgactaggcgtcagcgtcagttgatgctaagatggcgactacagtatctggagatgttagagaattggctgttccctcagctcgaacaagaagcacaacaattcatatttcagcaggatggagcgccaccacattggcacttatctgtccgtaactacctgaacgtcaactacccgaggcgatggatcggccgccaggcagcccgtgacagagcacttcatcactggcctccaagaagccctgatcttaccccctgcgatcttttcttatgggggtatgttaaggatatggtgtttcggccacctctcccagccaccattgatgatttgaaacgagaaataacagcagctatccaaactgttacgcctgatatgctacagagagtgtggaacgagttggagtatcgggttgatattgctcgtgtgtctggagggggccatattgaacatctctgaacttgtttttgagtgaaaaaaaactttttaaatactctttgtaatgatgtataacagaaggttatattatgtttctttcattaaatacacatttttaaagttgtggtattctttttgaatcaccctgtagtttagacaagaagagaacagaaactttcgaaatgtggtgctacagaagaatgctgaagattagatgggtagatcacaaaactaatgagcaggtattgaatagaataggagagaagagaaatttgtggcacaatttgactaggagaagggatcggttggtgggacatattctgaggcatcaagggatcaccaatttagtattggagggcaacgagGAGGGtagaaaccgtagagggagaccaagagatgaatgcactaaacagattcagaaggatgtaagttgcagtaggtactgggagatgaagaagcttgcacaggatagagtagcatggagagctgcatcaaaccaatctctggactgaagaccacaacaacaataacatatatATACTTTCAATGTCAAATGGACTCATCGCTGAATAAATACTCTGTGAAACAGTGGTTAGTATTCCGAAATGCTTAAATTAATGTCTACTAtagactgagttgacaaaagtcgcgGGATACGTCCTTTTGACCGGGatagtgcagcaacgcgacgtAGCATAGTCTCAAATCGTTCGAAATcctctgcagaaatagtgagccatgctgcctctatagccatccataattccgAACGTGTTGCCAGTGCACGATGTTGTGCACataatgacctctcgattatgtcctgtaaatgttcgataggattcatgtcggtcgatctgggtggcgaaataactctctcgaactgtccacactgttcttcaaaccaatggtaaacaactgtggcccgatgataTTACAcggttatttgggaacatgaagtccacgaatggctgaaatgatctcaaagtagccgaaaatatccatttccagtcaatgatcagttcagcttaACCAGAGGAGCTGGTCCGgaccatgtaaacatagcccacaccaccaacttgcacagcgcttgttgacaacttcggtccgtggctccgtggggtctgcgccacactcgaaccctaccatcagctcttagcaactgaaatcttgattcatctgaccagggtatggttttccagtagtctagggcccagcccatacggtcacgagcccaggagaggcgctgcaggcgatatcctgCTATTAGCAAATGCCGgaagtctgctgctatagcccattgacgagaaatttcgctgcactgtcctcacGGATATACCTATggtcgtcgtacatcccacattgatttctgcagttattttacactgtgttacttgtctgttagcactgaaaattctatatgcaaacgccactgctctcggtcgttaagtgaaggcagtcaccactgcgttgtccgtggagagTGGTAATACCTGAAATCTGATATCCTCGGCTCACTGTTgatactgtagatctcggaatattgaattctctaatgactTTAGCACATCAGTAAAAAATAGCAGAcatctgtttcagtgtttcggaatgcCAACCACTATCTCACAGGGCATTTATTTAGCgatgaaatgtgttaaatatgttGTCAACAATCAATTTGAGatagaaaataatatatatatattgtgatgcctgatcgattttcactttttccagtaTCGCCTGGATTGTAATACGAGTGGCTCCACTTCTTTTGCTATTGTCGGTTCTTTACGGAGAGGCGGTCTGCCACTTCGTTCtgcgtcattcagacttgtttgatcACAATGAAAATATCTGGGCCTACTAACTTTTATGTCATATAACGGTGTATTATTACATACATTTCCACCAAACCAGCATGGATTGTTGCGAGATTGTTCCCCTTCAAGCGCAAAAAATTTAATTACCGTATTGCACGATTTTCCACTTTATCAACGggctgcgccattttgttttggatCTTCTAGCGACCATTACGGTACTGTGGTGCAGAGATTTCAATGTGCACCATAAATGCAGGCGTGTACCTATAAACAAACAGAAGAAGTTCAAACGATTTCGGCGACGCAGCCGCGTCACGTCTTCGACAACCGCAGAAATTTTAACAGGTGCACACCTTGCCGTTTACAAAGCACAAATGCAACGAGAGAGCGCTATGCAAGGTTACTTGAAACCTCTGTATGCAGGACGTATAGTAAATACTAGCGCCACCACACAGCCAACCATGACCTACATCAACTTCCgagtttggtttcttttttttttttttt includes:
- the LOC124721114 gene encoding histone-lysine N-methyltransferase 2D-like, with the translated sequence MWLLIAACLLAAGVRGLQAGSTQALYGASPGQYVLRSQEPQPQPQPQAQAQPQQALQQLPPEYLGLLQQLVAQPQQQPQQAPPAAAVQQQQQPGLRQIVITRTPEANAVQYTAAQAHQAQQQARVQPQPQAQPSPQARLQLVAAEPTIAAQYYSAQTQAQAQAQAQAQAQAQAQAQAQAQAQAQAQAQAQAQAQAQAQLQPQPQPQQQLLTQQQLQQHVLTQAQALPQQQLVVATSPRSVALVPQQLTPSRAHSVHEARLRASLAGEDPNAAVQQLIVATPTPTQTQYEGAQVAQFLALSQRQQAQEQQQQQLLQQQQQQQQQQLQQQQQLQQLAPQQAVQQVAIQQSHAGLAEQRQQAALRQAQQPQIVYQSVEDQQAVLQAARQQSAQQHAAVQQADRQQAALREAQQQAALREAQQQAALREAQQQAALREAQQQAALREAQQQAALREAQQQAALREAQQQAAQQEAQQQAALREAQQQAALREAQQQAALRESQRYRPVQQVEQQAVVREPQSYQEYEQQQDSQTQIPVLQQTRRPAPEQYLRETTRPHQARRPQAFSRTRQRITTPPPIHDEEVINSLLGQAPETRTIYQSTARPSYFEQTTQPSQSSVFESTASGRQRSQRPTAALDNGQPAEPEGGNSLPVVRLPTPDGQRPLTHSELQALVDAGFKVAPVAESDTPAPNPVYYQPQQQLTSTKRQRSYATPTPPSQSVGQERSKSRRIQRPQRPQRPHSAPPTTRLQDEYLSSFPSPSPTAGRPVYEDSTTQRPVYQEIVTQAPVYQESPTAQPTYQELSTVRPVYQEPTTASSAYQEIETPQIIFQEDLKGRQIYHDAQTLQQQRPTYNPQPVVPEAAPAPVQYVAATTAAPATAAALKDPYQAVQEHLRAQQRTQASAPRRFQQQQQLVQQQEQQQHQQQQQQNRYDQQQFLEQDQEQQQRPELDYRFAEVAAAPIVVEEPATVAPPPATRGRRPYHARSRLRARQQHPPGDGYSGQDYDAEAYSAARRVRGRRPLPADRS